The DNA region GTGAGCGCTTCGACCGCGGCCTGCGCCCGGGCCTCAGCGACCGGCCATGATCGCTCAGCCCTTGAGCGACCAGGCCTTGCGACGGATCAGCACGTGACCCCTGGTCGACGTCAGGCGTGTCCAGGGTCCGGTCTCGAAGACGTTCACGGGGTCGTCGGCGTGCAGGAAGCCCAGGCTGAGGGCCGCGAACGCCGCCCCGGCCGGAACGTGCTCGAGGCCATCGATGGGGCGACCCCACACCTCGGCGCGGGCACGGGTCACGAGCTGTTCGCCCGTGCCCGTCGGCACGGCGTCGGCGATCTCGGCGATGCCGGCGTGGGCGGCGAGTTCGAGGTGCACGGCATCCGTCGAACCCTGAGGGTGCCACCCGCCGCGCGGGGGCGAGATACCGGCCCACGTGACGCTGCCGACCTCGTGCGGCACGCCGATCTCGGCCGGGCCGTCGCCACCTGCGCCCTCGACGCGGGCGAGCCGGTCGAGCAGCGATCGGCTCGGAACGACGGCGTCGAAGGAGCCGGAGTCGGCCAGCGCGAAGGTGCGCAGTCCGAGCACGGTCGGCGTCTCGTCGAGGAGGCCGCGGGGGTAGAGGATCGCCGTGTAGACGGCGAGCACGCCCGAGCCCGCGATCAGGCGCACGGAACCGTCCTCCACGCGAGAGGCTCGGGACAGGTAGGTGGTGAGGTCGCCGACGCTCGGGCGATCGGCGAGAAGGAATGACTGGCTCATCTGCCCTCTAAACTACCGGAGGGATGGGCCCCGCCTCGCATCGGTGCGCCCCCACTCCGCGCGACACGAACACGAGGTTGACATGACGAACCCCATCGACGGCCTGCTCGACGTGCTCGATCTGGTCGACACCGGGGCGCGCACCGAAGAGGACATCTTCACCGGCCCGAGCCAGTGGATGCCCCACGGTCGAGTCTTCGGCGGGCAGGTGCTCGCGCAGTCCGTCGTCGCCGCCGGCCGCACGGTCCCCGACGACCGCGCTGTGCACTCGATGCACGGCTACTTCCTGCGTCCCGGCGACGTGAACCTGCCGATCACCTTCTCGGTCGACCGCATCCACGACGGCCGGTCCTTCGCCACCAGGCGCACGCAGGCCTACCAGAACGGCGTGCCGATCCTGTCGATGATCGCGTCGTTCCAGGATCCCGATGCCGGGGTCGACCACCAGATCGAGATGCCGAGCGACATCCCCGATGCAGAATCGCTACCCACGACCGCCGACCTCATCGGGCACATCGACCACGACGTGGCGCGTTACTGGTCAACGGAGCGCGCGTTCGACGTCCGCCACGTCGAGTCGCCGATCTTCCTCTCCGTCGAGGGCGAGCGTGTCGCCCATCAGGCCGTGTGGATGAAGGCGGCCGGAACGCTTCCCGACGACGACAGACTGCACCGGGCCGCTCTCGCCTATGCGACCGACTACTCCATCCTCGAGTCGCCCATGCGGCGGCACGGCGTCCCCTGGGCGATGCGGGGACTCAGAGTGGCGAGCCTCGATCACGCCATGTGGTGGCACCGCCCTGGCCGCGTCGACGAGTGGATGCTGTACGTGCAGGACTCCCCCAGCGCCTCCGGCGGTCGCGGTCTCGCTCGCGGAAGCATCTTCAGCGCCGACGGCGTGCTGCTGGCCAGCGTCGCCCAGGAGGGCATGATCCGCGTTCCCGACGCCCGCTGACGTAGCGGCCGAGCACGCACCGCCGAGCACCGAGCACCGTGCACTGTGCACCACGATCGGCATCGCTCAGCGGTCGAGATCGGCCTGCAACAGCACGTCGTCGGAATCGAGGGCGCGGATGTCCACCATCGATATCCGGTCGATGGGCAGGTCCGTCGATCCGTCCGCACGGATGTCGGTGCCCGGCTTCGCCGTCCAGCTCGAGACCAGCCGGGCGTCGCCTGCATCATCGGTGACATAGAGGCCGTAGCGGTCGGATGCCGCGGACCCGCCTGTGCCGGCCGTCGAACCGGGCTTCCCGTACCGGTCGCCCGCGGTGCCGTCTCCCCCGTTCTCCGCGTCTCCGGCGACATCGGTGTACTGGCAGTGCGTCGAGAAGGCGGTCCCCCAGGACTTCCCGACCACTCGCACGTCGGCGCTCAGCGCGGTCTGGCCGGTGCTGTCGAGGTGGAGCGTCTCAGCCCGCACAGCCGGAGGACTCCCCACACCGCCGAGGGAGAGCACCAAGGCCACTGTCGCAGCCACTGCAGCGAGTGCAGCCACCATGACGAACCGACGACCACGGCGGCGACCGCGCGGCGACGGCGAGATGACGTCACGCTGAGGGGTCGGGGTCTGAGTGGGAGGCTGCGCGGGGGCGACACCGGACGGCTCTGGCGCTCCACCGACCGGCTCGGGCACGGCACGCGCCGCCTCGGCCGCTTCGGCGCCTCCGGCATCCGGAATCTCCTCCATCGACACCTTCGACAGCAGTCCGGGCATTCCGGCGACCTCGGCGACGGCGGCGCTGCAGCGGGGACAGGTCGCGAGGTGCGCCTCGTACTCGAGTCGTTCCCGCGTGCTCAACGCGCCCAGCACGTAGGCGGCGTCCCAGTCCGAGAAGGCGTCGATCGTCGCGCTCATCGGCCCGTCACCCCCCGCTCCTGAAGGGCGAGCCGCAGGGCGCGCAGCGCGTAGTGCAGCCGTGACTTGACGGTCCCGCTCGGCACGCCGAGCTCGTCGGCTGCCTCGGCCACGGAGCGCCCGCCGTAGTAGACGATCACGAGAACCGCTCGGTGATCACGGCTCAGCTCTCCGATCGCGTCTGCGATCAGCCAGCGGTCGAGGGCGGCATCAGTCGCATCCGCCTCCATGACCTCGGGAACGTCGTACACGGCGAACTCCTGCTGCACGCGCGCGCTCCTCCTGTCGTCGATCACGAGATTGCGAGTGACGGTGAACAGCCAGGCGCGTGCCGAATTCTCGGACTGGTCGAGGATCTCCGGACGCCGCCAGGCCCGCAGCATGACCTCCTGCACGATGTCGTCGGCGAGGGCCCTGTCGCCGGTCAGCCGCACGACGTAGCGCCACAACGCCGGGGCATGCTCCTCCTGGATGACGCGCAGGGCCTCGGCCCGTTCATCGCCCATGAGAGACACCTCCGTCGTTAACACGAACGTCCACCGCCATCGGTTCAGATTCCCGAGTCGACGACATCGGTTGAACCATTCACGGGGCTGCACCGTGTTCCCGGTAGACCCATCTTCCTCGCCTCCGCCTCCGGGCGGAACAGCAGTCCCAGTCCGGCCCCATCCCGTCACAACGAGAGGATCGCCCTCATCATGACCGAGCAGAAGATCATCACCCGCCGCTCAGCACTCGTCATCGGCGGTGCCGGAGCGAGCGCCATCGCCCTCGCGGCGTGCACGCCCGGAACCGAGACGGGGTCTGCGCCGTCCGATTCGGCGACGGATGCGGCCACGCCGGCACCGTCATCGTCGACCGGCAGCACACCTGACGCTGGAGCCACGTCGGGAACCGAGGTCGCGAAGCTCGCCGACATCCCCGTCGGCGGTTCGATCGACGCGAAACTCGGCGGCGACCCGATCGTGCTGGCGCAGCCGACCGCCGGAGAAGTCGTGGGATTCAGCGCGATCTGCACCCACCAACAGTGCGTCGTGGCGGCGGCTGAGACGGAGTTCGACTGCCCGTGCCACCAGTCCCGCTTCGACGCGGCAACCGGGGAGCCCTTCCCCGGGAGCAAGGCGCTGACCGGCCTCGCGAAGCTCACCATCACCGTCGACGGCGACACCGTGCTCGCAACGGCCTGAGCCGGCGGCATCCGTCAGCATGGACTACTCCTTCAGCGGACTCCCGCTTCACATCCTCCTCGTGCACGCCGTTGTCATCGTGGTTCCCGTCGCCGCGATCGTGGTGCTCCTGGCCGCCGTGTGGCCACGCGCACGGCGATGGCTCGGACTGGCGACGCCCATACTCGGTGTCCTCGCCGCGGCTCTGGTCTACGTGGCGAAGGAGGCGGGCGAATGGCTGAAGGATCGCCTGCCCGACTCCCCGCTCATCCAGGAGCACGCCGAGCTCGGCGACACCCTGTTGCCGTGGGCCATCGCCCTGGCCGTCCTCTCCATCGCCGTGTACTTCTGGTATCTCGTGATCGGGCGGCGCGCCGATGACAGCGCGCCCTCGCCTGCTGTGCGACGGATCGTCGCGATCATCCTGGCTGTCGCCGCCGTGGTCGTGGTGCCGGCGGGCATCATCACCACGGTGATCATCGGGGAGTCGGGCTCGCGCGCCGTCTGGGAGGGATCATTCAGCGACACCCCGCTCGAGAAGTGAGCCCGGGTCCCGCGCCGTGGTCCCCGTACCGGGTGCCGGGCTCAGCGCGCCGGGCTGCGCTTCGTGAAGGCGACGGGCACGTCGAGATAGGGAGTCCACGACGCCCGCTCGTGGTCGCTGATGCGGCGCGGCCGACCGGATGCGGCATCCACGAGAACGATCGTGGTCGCCGCCCGTGCATAGAGCACAGCGGGCTCGACACCGGCGGGTGAGTACACCTCGTAGCAGACCTCGAGGCTGGCACCGCCCATGCGTCCGATCCACAGCTGCACGTCGAGCGGAAGCCGCTGATACGGCACCTGCGCCAGGTACTCGACCTCCTGACGGGCGATGATGGTGAGCGTGCCCGCCCCGGGGCGGCCGTCGAGCACCGCGGTCGAGGCACCGACGGCGGTGTCGCCGTCGACGGCCTCATCCGTCTCCCAGAACGCCTGGATGCGCGCCTCCTCGAGGAGGCGCAGCATCGAGGCGTTGTTGACGTGGGCGTAGGCGTCGAGATCGCTCCAGCGCAACCGGATGGGAACGTTGAGCCTCACGAGTCGACCCGACCGATCAGTCGCGGGTGAGCTTGCGGTAGGTCGAGCTGTGCGGCTTCGCCGCGTCGGCGCCGAGACGCTCGATCTTGTTCTGCTCGTAGGACTCGAAGTTGCCCTCGAACCAGTACCAGTTGCCCGGGTCCTCCTCGGTGCCCTCGTAGGCGAGGATGTGCGTGGCGATGCGGTCGAGGAACCACCGGTCGTGGGTGATGACCACGGCGCAGCCGGGGAACTCCAGCAGTGCGTTCTCGAGGCTGGACAGGGTCTCGACGTCGAGGTCGTTGGTGGGCTCATCGAGGAGCAGCAGGTTGCCGCCCTGCTTGAGCGTGAGGGCCAGGTTCAGGCGGTTGCGCTCACCACCGGAGAGCACGCCGGCCGGCTTCTGCTGGTCTGGACCCTTGAATCCGAAGGTTCCGACGTAGGCGCGCGACGGCACCTCCATCTTGCCGACCTGGATGTAGTCGAGACCGTCGGAGACGACCTCGAACAGCGTCTTCGTGGGATCGATGCCACCGCGCGTCTGGTCGACGTAGGAGATCGAGACCGTCTCGCCGACCTTCACCTCTCCGGCATCCGCCGGCTCGAGGCCGACGATGGTCTTGAACAGCGTGGTCTTTCCCACACCGTTGGGGCCGATGATGCCGACGATGCCGTTGCGCGGAAGCGAGAAGCTGAGGCCGTCGATGAGGGTGCGGTCGCCGAAGCCCTTCTTGAGGTTCTTGACCTCGAGAACGATGGCGCCGAGACGCGGTCCCGGCGGAATCTGGATCTCCTCGAAGTCGAGCTTCTTGGTGCGCTCGGCCTCAGCGGCCATCTCCTCGTAGCGGGCGAGACGGGCTTTCGACTTGGCCTGACGGCCCTTGGCGTTCGACCGCACCCAGTCGAGCTCCTCGGAGAGACGCTTGGAGAGCTTCGCGTCCTTCTTGCCCTGGACGGCGAGACGTTCCTGCTTCTTCTCGAGGTAGGTCGAGTAGTTGCCCTCGTACGGGTACAGGCGGCCGCGGTCGACCTCGGCGATCCACTCCGCGACGTGGTCGAGGAAGTACCTGTCGTGGGTCACGGCGAGCACGGCGCCGGGGTACTTGGAGAGGTGCTGCTCGAGCCAGAGCACGCTCTCGGCGTCGAGGTGGTTCGTCGGCTCGTCGAGCAGGAGCAGGTCCGGCTTCTGGAGCAGGAGCTTGCACAGTGCGACGCGGCGCTTCTCACCACCGGAGAGGTGGCCGATCATCTCGTCGCCGGGCGGGCAGCGGAGCGCGTCCATGGCCTGCTCGAGCTGCGAGTCGAGGTCCCAGGCGTCGGCGTGGTCGATCTCCTCCTGCAGGGTGCCCATCTCTGCGAGCAGTGCGTCGAAGTCCGCGTCGGGCTCTGCCATCGCGAGGGAGATCTCGTTGAAGCGATCCACCTTCGCCTTGATCGGTCCGACGCCCTCCTGCACGTTCTCGAGCACGGTCTTGGTCTCGTCGAGAACGGGCTCCTGCATCAGGATGCCGACGGAATAGCCCGGCGTCAGTTTGGCCTCGCCGTTGGACGGCGTGTCGAGTCCGGCCATGATCTTGAGGATCGTGGACTTTCCGGCACCATTCGGACCCACGACACCGATCTTGGCGCCGGGGATGAACGCCATCGTGACGTCGTCGAGGATGAGCTTGTCGCCCACGGCCTTGCGGGCGCGGACCATCGAGTAAATGTAATCGGCCATAGCGCCTACCAGTCTATGGGGCGCGTCTCCCCCAGCAGACAGGCCCCCTGGCCGGATGGTGCGACCACCTGGCTGTGGTAGCCGCCGGATGCGGGCCCGTACTGTCCGATGAGGCACTCGCCGTTGAACAGCACAGACCACTGGATGCTGTCCGCCTGGAGGTCCACGGCGGTTCGGTCGGGAGTGACCTGCATCGCGGCCTTGTCGAACCCACCCGCGACCAGGGCGTCGATGAACTCCCGCCCGCCTGCTGCGGCGTTCGCGACGATCACGGCGTTGTTGACCTGGTCGAAGTAGTCGAGGTTCTCGCCGGCCGAGAGCCCGGGCGCCAACTGCGGCACGGCCGGAGCTGTGGCGGTCGATGATGGAGCCGGAGCCGCGGTGGTCGGCGCCCGGGTCGGCGTCGGCGTTGCGGTCGACCCCGTGGTCGTGCACGCGCTCAGGGCGATGGATGCCGCCGCTGCAAGCACTGCTCCGGCCGCGATCCGATTCCGTCGACGCACGCCCCACTCTTCTCCGCCACCCCACGGAGGCACGACCCGAGTCTACGGTCGGTGCTAGAACGGCGTGTCCTCGACTCCGGCGGTCGCCAGCGCCTGGGATTCGGTGGACGCTGTCATCGGAGTCCCCCATCCCGGCGTGCGTTCGGCCTCGACGCCCCCTGTCACCCCGTCGGGAGTCGCGTGCGCGCCCTGCTGACCCGAGGCGACCGACGATTCCGGCCGCGCCGCCTTGGAGTAGGCGCTGGTGCCCCAGGCGAGGTTATGCCCGATGGCGTCGGCCTCGAGATCGACAGCCGTGCCGCGGCCCTTCTCGGTCTCCCAGGTGCGAACGCGCAGTCTGCCCGTCACGACCACGTTCTCTCCTCGATGCACCGATTGCTCCACGTGCTCGCCGAGGGCGCGGAACGCCTCGACGGTGAACCAGCTCGGGTCGGCCTCGACCCACTCGCTCTTCTTGCGGTCGAAGTAGCGCTCGCTCGCCGCAACGCGGAAGGTCACCTTGCGAGCCCCGCCGGGAAGGATCGTCGCCGTCGGCTCGGTGCCGACGTTCCCGACGATCGTGATGCTGTTCGTATAGCTGTTCATGCTGTCCTCCGACTCCTCCCAGTCCCCGGCCCATGCCGCGGGACGCGGCCCGGATCCGGCGCTTCCGTGCCTGAGTCCGCCCGAGCGGGCCGCGTCCGACCATGCTGGCTGCATCCGGAACACTCGCTCGTCGGGATCCTCGCCCCGTCGAACCCTCGCCGTCGCCTGCACGCTGGGGAGGAGCCATGACGGCCACCGGTGTGGGTGGCGAGCCCTAGGCTGACCTCATGCCATATGTAGCCGCTCCCACCCGCTATGACGAGATGACCTACCGCCGCACCGGCCGCAGCGGCCTGAAGCTCCCCGCACTGTCGCTGGGGCTCTGGCACAACTTCGGCGACGAGCGGTCGACCGACGTTCAGCGCGCCACCCTGCGCCGCGCGTTCGACCTCGGGATCACGCACTTCGACCTCGCCAACAACTACGGCCCGCCCTACGGCTCGGCCGAGACCAACTTCGGCCGCATCTTCGCCGAGGACTTCCGTGCCTATCGCGACGAGGTGATCATCTCGAGCAAGGCCGGCTACGACATGTGGCCCGGCCCCTACGGCGACTTCGGTTCGCGCAAGTACCTGCTCTCCTCGCTCGACCAGTCGCTCGGCCGCCTGGGCCTCGATTACGTCGACATCTTCTACTCGCACCGCCCCGACCCCGAGACTCCCATCGAGGAGACCATGGGTGCACTCGCCAGCGCCGTGCACCAGGGCAAGGCGCTCTACGTCGGAATCTCGAACTACGACCCCGAGCAGACCCGGGCGGCAGCAGCCGCCCTGGCCGAGCACAAGATCCCGCTGACGATCCACCAGCCGCGCTACTCCATGTTCGATCGCCACATCGAGGACGGCCTCTTCCCCGTGCTCGATGAGCTGGGAACGGGCAGCATCGTCTTCTCCCCGTTGGCCCAGGGCCTGCTCACCGACCGCTATCTCGACGGCACCGTGCCGGCAGACTCGCGCGCGGCGACCAGCCGCTTCCTCTCGGAGGACAGCATCGACTCCGACTACCTCGAGCGACTTCGGGGGCTCAAGACCGTGGCCGATGGCCGGGGTCAGTCGATCGCCCAGCTCGCCCTCTCCTGGGTTCTCCGACACTCGACGGTCACCAGTGCCCTCGTGGGCGCGTCGAGCGTGGCGCAGCTCGAGCAGAACGTCGCCGCGCTCGAGGCGCCGGCGCTCACCGCCGAGGAGATCGCAGCGATCGAGCCCTTCGCCGTGCACGGCACCGGCCAGCGCTAGAGGGTGGGCTACCTCTACGCCTTGGTGGCCGCTCTGCTGTTCGGCATGAACGGATCCGTCACCAAGGTGATCGTGGAGGCTGGCATCACGCCGGCGCAGCTGACGTTCTGGAGGGTGGCATCCGTCACCGTCATCGCTGGAGCGATCCTGCTGGTCACCAATCGACGGGCCTTCCGCATCACGCCGCGGCAGCTCGCCGTCATGGCCGCTCTCGGCATCTTCGGCGTCGCGCTGCTGCAGTGGACGTACGCCGTGGCCGTGAGCCTGCTCCCCGTCGGCATCGCGCTCCTGCTCGAGTACCTCGCGGTGCTCGCCGTCGCGGTGATAGCCCGTGCGGTCTTCAAGGAGAGGGTGAAGCCGCGCATCTGGGCGGCGATCGCACTCGTCCTCATCGGTCTCGCCGTCGTGGCCCAGATCGGTCAGTCGACCCTCAATATCGTCGGCGTCGCCTTCGCCCTCGCCGCGGCCGCCACCCTGACCGTGTACTTCGTGGTCGGCGAACGCCAGGTGGGAGCGACATCGCCGCTCGCCGTCGGATTCTGGTCGATGGGCTTCGCCGCGGTCTTCTGGGGCGTTCTCAGCGGCTGGTGGGAGGTGGACCCGGCGCTGCTCGGTTCCACGGTGTCGCTGGGCGGCAACCTGGCCGGGCTGAGCGTGCCCCTCGCGATCCCGCTGCTCTGGAATGCTGTTCTCGGCTCGTTCGCGCCCTTCCTGCTCTCGCTCCTGGCGCTCAAGCACCTCACCGCGACGGCGGCCGGCATCACGGCGTCGTCCGAGGTCCTGTTCGCATTCGGCGTCGCCTGGCTCTGGCTGGGCGAGACACTGACCGTCGTGCAGTTGCTCGGCGTCGCCTTGGTCACCGTCGGTATCGTGCTGGCCCAGACGGCGCGAGCCGGCAAGGTGCTCGATGCCGATCTCGCGACCGGAACCCTGGCGGCTGAACGGCTGTTCTGAGGGCTGATCTTCGCGCCCGAACGGATGTCGGTGGTCGCTTCTACCCTGATGGGACAGAAGAATCCACCAGGGCCGGCGCACACGAGGAGACAGCATGACAGCAACGATCGAGATCCGCTCCCTCCGTCCCGGCACCGCTCTCGACGCACGCGTACCGGGCCTGCAGTTCACTCCGGTGCGCGCCGACCTGTGGCGGGTCGTCACCGACCGTGGAGACGTCCGCGGCCACATCGAACGCGTCGGCAGCGGAGAACTCGGGCGCTTCACAGCGCGCCTGGCGCGTGCCGGCGCCCGCTCCGTCTCACTCGGTGAGTTCTGGACGGCTCAGTCCGCTGCGGAGTGCTTCGCGTAGCGCTCACGCGTGACGCCTGTTGCGAAGGCGCCTTCGGCCACGCCGGGCAGTGATCCCCGGCATCCGTCTTCCCCGCGGGTAAAGTGCGCCACATGCAGTGGATCACGGACTTCTTCAACTGGCTCTTCTCGGATGACGCACGCCCCACGCTCTTCGCGGCCGGAGTGCTCGTCGTCGCCATGGTGCTCTCGGCGCTGCTCGCAGCGTGGGTGGCACGCACCGCCATCCGCAGTCTCATCGACCAGCGCGACCGTGAGGTGAAGGCGACGGCCATCGCCGCCCTGATCGACGCCGCCACCGAATCGTCGGTGTGGAACTCGCTCACCCCGCAGGAGCAGATCCTCGCCGATCGCGCCGTCGGCGAGGCCGACATCCGCGTGCGCATGCTCCCGATCCGCGGCGCCGCCGTCGCGGCCGACTGGGCCGCGCACCAGCTGCACGAGATGAAGCGCGCGTCGGCGACGTTCGGCTACGAGCTCGAGCCGGCGGTCGTCGAGTTCCGGGACCGTCTCGTCGACTGGCAGAAGCGTCCGGCGCGCGCCCGCAAGCTCTTCCAGACCGACCTCGAACGGTGGAAGGTCATGAACACCGCCGCCGAGAAGGCCCTGCTCGCCGAACAGGATGCCTGGGTCGCGGAGCAGCACCACCAGCAGTTCGAACCGGCGGCGCCGACGACGCCGTACACGCCCGCGATGGCACCATCGGCGCCCACGCCGGCGTCCGCACCCTCGACCGAGACCCAGCGTCTTCTCGACGACGTGTCTGCGCTGCCGACCCGCCGCAGGGACGACGACCGCACCGACGTGATCACGACGCCCTAGGCATCCGAGTCCGATCAGCGACGACGAAGGGAGGGCGGGCCGAAGCGGCCCACCCTCCCTTCGTCTTCGCTCCGCCGTGTTCAGCGGGCGGGCTTCCACCAGGTGTCGAAGGGGCTGACCGGGTCGCGGCGCTTGTGCTGGGTCGCCAGGTAGCGATTCTCGATCGCGACGGCAACACTGTCGGCAACCTCCCGCCCCTCGAGGAAGTCGTCGATGTCGGTGTAGCTGAGCCCCAGGTTGGCCTCGTCGGTCTGGCCGGGGTTCTCGTCGAGGAGATCGGCCGTCGGCGCCTTCTCGGAGAGCCTGTCCGGCGCCCCGAGGTGCTGGAGGATGGCACGGCCCTGCCGCTTCGTCAGCCCAGACAACGGCAGGATGTCGGCACCACCGTCTCCGAACTTGGTGAAGAAGCCCGTCGCAGCCTCGGCGGCGTGGTCGGTCCCCACGACCAGCAGACCGCGCTGACCGGCGATGGCGTACTGCGCGATCATGCGCGCGCGGGCCTTCACGTTGCCCTTGTTGAAGTCGGACAACGGCTCGTCCAGCGCATCGGCGAACTCGGCGGCGAACGCATCCGCGCTCGCCTGGATGTTGAACTCGGCTCGGCTCTGAGGCTGGATGAAGTCCAAGGCGAGCTGGGCGTCGGCCTCATCGGCCTGCACCTTGTACGGCAGACGCACCGCGATGAAGGCCGCATCAGTGCCCTCGGCAGCGAGTCTCTCCACCGCCAGTTGGCAGAGTCGACCGGCCAGGCTCGAGTCCTGCCCGCCGCTGATGCCCAGGACGAAGCCGCGGGTGCCGGCGCGCCTGGAGTACTCCGCGAGGAAGTCGACCCGCCGCTCCACCTCCGCGGCGGGATCGATCGTCGCCTGCACGTTCAATTCCTGGATGATCTGTGCCTGAAGCTCTCGCATGCTTCGAATCTACTGCGCGCTCGTTTCGGACTCGTTACCCTTCCGGATAGTCCATCGCGATGATCGTGGCGCTCCACGGGCAATAGGTGTCGCTCGTGAGGGTCTCGTCCTCGACGAAGGAGGGCAGCCCGTCGCACACCTCTGTCGTGACATCGGCGAACTCGAGGGTGTTCGGATCGATGTGCCACGTCCAGCCCGTGTTCACCTCGGGCTCGGGTCGCACGATCTTCCCCACGGGGATGGCCGCGAGGTCCTCGCCGTCGAAGAGCCGCTGCGCGTGGTCGATGAGCTCAGGGGTGACGAGTTCGATGCGGAAGGTCTCGCCGACCACCTGGAAGGTGGCGACCGGGCGGCCGGAGCCCGCGCGCTCCTCCGCGCCGCATCCGGCCAGGCTGGCGACGCTGGCGATGGCGACGATCGCCGCTGTGATCGGGAGCACGTTCCTTCGTCGCATCACCCCAGTGTGGCGGTTCTCCCTTCGATTCAGAACCGGCAAGCCGCCCTGCCGCTATCATCCGAGGGAACGGCCACGCTGGCACGGTCTGGAGAAACGTATGGACGACCTCTCGTTGAGCTCGATGGTGCTGGTGCCGGCCATCGCCGTCGCCGCGCCCCTTCTCGCACGGCTCTTCGGACGCCTGGTCCCCGTGCCGCTCGTCGTCTTCGAGATCCTCCTCGGGCTGCTTCTCGGACCGGCGGTGCTCGGTTGGGTGCATCCGGGTGGCTTCCTGGAGATCCTGTCGCAGTTCGGGCTCGCCATGCTGTTCTTCCTCGCCGGCAACGAGATCGACTTCGCCACGATCAAGGGGCGGCCGATGAAGCGCGCCACCCTCGGCTGGCTGATCTCCCTCGTCGCCGGGGTGCTCGTCGGAATCGTCCTCGCCCCGACGTTCGGCGCCGGCATCTTCATCGGGGTCGCGCTCACCTCGACGGCGTTGGGCACCCTGCTTCCCGTGCTGCGGGATGCCGGCGAGCTGAAGACCCCGTTCGGCATCGCCGTCCTCGCGGTCGGCGCAATCGGTGAATTCGGACCGCTCCTGGCGATCTCGCTGTTCCTCGGCGGCC from Leifsonia sp. Root1293 includes:
- a CDS encoding acyl-CoA thioesterase; its protein translation is MTNPIDGLLDVLDLVDTGARTEEDIFTGPSQWMPHGRVFGGQVLAQSVVAAGRTVPDDRAVHSMHGYFLRPGDVNLPITFSVDRIHDGRSFATRRTQAYQNGVPILSMIASFQDPDAGVDHQIEMPSDIPDAESLPTTADLIGHIDHDVARYWSTERAFDVRHVESPIFLSVEGERVAHQAVWMKAAGTLPDDDRLHRAALAYATDYSILESPMRRHGVPWAMRGLRVASLDHAMWWHRPGRVDEWMLYVQDSPSASGGRGLARGSIFSADGVLLASVAQEGMIRVPDAR
- a CDS encoding sigma-70 family RNA polymerase sigma factor, producing MGDERAEALRVIQEEHAPALWRYVVRLTGDRALADDIVQEVMLRAWRRPEILDQSENSARAWLFTVTRNLVIDDRRSARVQQEFAVYDVPEVMEADATDAALDRWLIADAIGELSRDHRAVLVIVYYGGRSVAEAADELGVPSGTVKSRLHYALRALRLALQERGVTGR
- a CDS encoding DUF6993 domain-containing protein, with the translated sequence MPPWGGGEEWGVRRRNRIAAGAVLAAAASIALSACTTTGSTATPTPTRAPTTAAPAPSSTATAPAVPQLAPGLSAGENLDYFDQVNNAVIVANAAAGGREFIDALVAGGFDKAAMQVTPDRTAVDLQADSIQWSVLFNGECLIGQYGPASGGYHSQVVAPSGQGACLLGETRPIDW
- the ettA gene encoding energy-dependent translational throttle protein EttA — translated: MADYIYSMVRARKAVGDKLILDDVTMAFIPGAKIGVVGPNGAGKSTILKIMAGLDTPSNGEAKLTPGYSVGILMQEPVLDETKTVLENVQEGVGPIKAKVDRFNEISLAMAEPDADFDALLAEMGTLQEEIDHADAWDLDSQLEQAMDALRCPPGDEMIGHLSGGEKRRVALCKLLLQKPDLLLLDEPTNHLDAESVLWLEQHLSKYPGAVLAVTHDRYFLDHVAEWIAEVDRGRLYPYEGNYSTYLEKKQERLAVQGKKDAKLSKRLSEELDWVRSNAKGRQAKSKARLARYEEMAAEAERTKKLDFEEIQIPPGPRLGAIVLEVKNLKKGFGDRTLIDGLSFSLPRNGIVGIIGPNGVGKTTLFKTIVGLEPADAGEVKVGETVSISYVDQTRGGIDPTKTLFEVVSDGLDYIQVGKMEVPSRAYVGTFGFKGPDQQKPAGVLSGGERNRLNLALTLKQGGNLLLLDEPTNDLDVETLSSLENALLEFPGCAVVITHDRWFLDRIATHILAYEGTEEDPGNWYWFEGNFESYEQNKIERLGADAAKPHSSTYRKLTRD
- a CDS encoding zf-HC2 domain-containing protein, producing MSATIDAFSDWDAAYVLGALSTRERLEYEAHLATCPRCSAAVAEVAGMPGLLSKVSMEEIPDAGGAEAAEAARAVPEPVGGAPEPSGVAPAQPPTQTPTPQRDVISPSPRGRRRGRRFVMVAALAAVAATVALVLSLGGVGSPPAVRAETLHLDSTGQTALSADVRVVGKSWGTAFSTHCQYTDVAGDAENGGDGTAGDRYGKPGSTAGTGGSAASDRYGLYVTDDAGDARLVSSWTAKPGTDIRADGSTDLPIDRISMVDIRALDSDDVLLQADLDR
- a CDS encoding aldo/keto reductase, which produces MPYVAAPTRYDEMTYRRTGRSGLKLPALSLGLWHNFGDERSTDVQRATLRRAFDLGITHFDLANNYGPPYGSAETNFGRIFAEDFRAYRDEVIISSKAGYDMWPGPYGDFGSRKYLLSSLDQSLGRLGLDYVDIFYSHRPDPETPIEETMGALASAVHQGKALYVGISNYDPEQTRAAAAALAEHKIPLTIHQPRYSMFDRHIEDGLFPVLDELGTGSIVFSPLAQGLLTDRYLDGTVPADSRAATSRFLSEDSIDSDYLERLRGLKTVADGRGQSIAQLALSWVLRHSTVTSALVGASSVAQLEQNVAALEAPALTAEEIAAIEPFAVHGTGQR
- a CDS encoding DUF2231 domain-containing protein, translated to MDYSFSGLPLHILLVHAVVIVVPVAAIVVLLAAVWPRARRWLGLATPILGVLAAALVYVAKEAGEWLKDRLPDSPLIQEHAELGDTLLPWAIALAVLSIAVYFWYLVIGRRADDSAPSPAVRRIVAIILAVAAVVVVPAGIITTVIIGESGSRAVWEGSFSDTPLEK
- a CDS encoding single-stranded DNA-binding protein; protein product: MNSYTNSITIVGNVGTEPTATILPGGARKVTFRVAASERYFDRKKSEWVEADPSWFTVEAFRALGEHVEQSVHRGENVVVTGRLRVRTWETEKGRGTAVDLEADAIGHNLAWGTSAYSKAARPESSVASGQQGAHATPDGVTGGVEAERTPGWGTPMTASTESQALATAGVEDTPF
- a CDS encoding acyl-CoA thioesterase, with product MRLNVPIRLRWSDLDAYAHVNNASMLRLLEEARIQAFWETDEAVDGDTAVGASTAVLDGRPGAGTLTIIARQEVEYLAQVPYQRLPLDVQLWIGRMGGASLEVCYEVYSPAGVEPAVLYARAATTIVLVDAASGRPRRISDHERASWTPYLDVPVAFTKRSPAR
- a CDS encoding Rieske (2Fe-2S) protein, translated to MTEQKIITRRSALVIGGAGASAIALAACTPGTETGSAPSDSATDAATPAPSSSTGSTPDAGATSGTEVAKLADIPVGGSIDAKLGGDPIVLAQPTAGEVVGFSAICTHQQCVVAAAETEFDCPCHQSRFDAATGEPFPGSKALTGLAKLTITVDGDTVLATA